In Osmia bicornis bicornis chromosome 1, iOsmBic2.1, whole genome shotgun sequence, the following proteins share a genomic window:
- the LOC114870971 gene encoding uncharacterized protein LOC114870971, whose translation MLRTVGMYKTIIYLFLPISVLFAFDGNAILRELGEKQYQMIKAKSSLSHHGTCWHNAIQAMKSSCSNLNDQEHSLMALKLTNCFLEDSGHETYNCHHIESENQRKNCISNMSDRAFNVYNEYYIHATHMCFYLNYEAWQIETDNTIKELYQVSSRMKEQLLEASEMQGAMLEGQKQSLKMQNKLLDHGKELGSILKSSSESVNSMAKDFKETARDQRELLYQIFSYIRTFQDWIIGEVSWFQSIMYYTIGCILCALFSSSKRTVDARITLFTILSLNVIIERMLVKYYDNVVHHPNDKENLISTTWMYRKIALTLCAVTLLLTYYYYKDEQIENYKALKRIEHQLNTIQEVTSTCTTDYPFRMYINCI comes from the exons ATGTTGAGAACAGTAGGAATGTATAAAacgattatttatttgtttcttcCTATTTCGGTTTTATTTGCATTTGATGGAAATGCAATATTGAGGGAATTGGGTGAAAAACAGTATCAAATGATTAAAG ctAAATCATCTTTGTCCCATCATGGAACATGTTGGCACAATGCTATTCAAGCAATGAAATCTAGCTGTAGTAATTTAAATGACCAAGAACATTCACTTATGGCTTTGAAATTAACAAATTGTTTCTTGGAAGATTCTGGTCATGAAACTTACAATTGTCATCATATAGAATCAGAAAATCAACGCAA aaATTGCATTAGTAACATGTCAGACAGGGCatttaatgtatataatgAATATTATATACATGCTACACACATGTGCTTTTATTTAAACTATGAAGCTTGGCAAATTGAAACTGACAATACCATTAAAGA ATTATATCAAGTTTCTTCAAGAATGAAGGAACAATTATTGGAAGCTTCAGAAATGCAAGGGGCAATGCTTGAAGGTCAAAAACAAAGTCtcaaaatgcaaaataaaCTTTTAGATCATGGAAAGGAACTTGGTTCTATACTGAAGTCTTCGTCCGAAAGTGTTAACAGTATGGCCAAAGATTTTAA AGAAACAGCAAGGGATCAAAGAGAATTATTATATCAAATCTTCTCCTATATACGTACTTTTCAAGACTGGATTATTGGAGAAGTTTCTTGGTTTCAATctattatgtattatacaaTTGGTTGTATTTTATGTGCATTATTTAGTTCTTCTAAAAGAACTGTAGATGCCAGAATCACACTTTTTACAATTCTAAGTTTAAATGTTATAATAGAACGAATGTTAGTCAAATATTATGATAATGTTGTACATCATCCCAATGATAAG GAAAACTTAATCAGTACAACATGGATGTACAGAAAAATAGCTCTCACACTTTGTGCTGTTACATTATTGTtaacatattattattacaaagatgaacaaatagaaaattataagGCGTTAAAAAGAATTGAACATCAGTTGAATACCATACAAGAAGTAACATCTACTTGTACCACTGATTATCCATTTCGTATGTATATTAATTgcatataa